The sequence below is a genomic window from Uranotaenia lowii strain MFRU-FL chromosome 2, ASM2978415v1, whole genome shotgun sequence.
TCGGGATGGATTGTTTGTTCTTGAATGTTGGATCGGGATGGCTTTGGGAAAGAAGTTTGAGGTTAGTTGAGGAGGGTTGGTAATTTATGCTGAAAATAGGCGTAGCCACACGTTAATGGTAAGTTAACACCTTGCTAGGGGTATGTTGATCACATTTGTCCAGCAGTGGGGCTAACAGATGGAGTACAGTAGATTCAGGTGGAGTATGAGTTGTCTCATTCTCTCTTGGAAGGCTTATGTGAAGATCACTCTTCAGTGGAGCCTTTTGATGGTATTGGGCTCGTAGAAGGAGATCGCTGATCATTTAGCTCTTTTAGTCACTGGTCAAAGGGGGGCTTTTATAAAAACACGCATACAGTGGCAGCTATATTTGGTACGAGCACGTGGATCGTTCATGTTGTATAGATGGGAAGCCGTCTCGTCGTATAGACAATGCGAAACCCGAAGACGCCCGAAGTGAGCGAACATGCGAGCGTGTTGGGGCTCGCGTTTGTGATATCGCCGTTTAGTGTACGCGAAGACACAGCACGATCAAGTACGACGGAACACGAAGCGCACACGCATACACCGAACTCAGCCAGCTAGCTCGCGATCGCCTGGATcggttttatattattttattttcgtaattttattATATCGACAGTGGTCAGCTGGAGCCATATGTAGAACGTTCCTCGTGCAAGCGCCAAGAGAGTTTTGTTGGTAGACGCGAATCCTACACGCAGCAAGTCGTTTTCGTGCTTCGCGCGCAGAGTTTTTTCAGAGTTGTGCGATCGCGGCGGCAACGAACGAacgttcgaaaaaaaagtaaaacaaaacacCTCAGCTGGAGTCAGTTTTTTTGGAGACGGATCGTCCCCGGGTGACAGCCGAAATTTGAAGGACGTCGTTTGTCCAGAAGGAGCGGCCGGTTGATAAAATCGGTGACGGGAACGTGTTCGAattacgagaaaaaaaaaggtttttgtcGAAGTCGGATCGATTTTGGACCTCGACCGGTGAATTACATCAGAAAAGCAACAAGTGGCACGTTGTTTCTGTGGAAAACAAACAAAGTCTGTGTTTTAACAGTTGATGTTGTGAGTTAAGTGATGTCTTAAAACGGAGAATTTGATTGTTCAGTGGATGATTGAAAACCTTGAAAAACCCTAAAAAAAGTGTAACTGTTTCTCGCTAATTTGCAACATTGTAGAACCTTGTGCCAAACGCAACCTGTAGATTAGCAGAAGTTCAACTAACTGTCAAGTCAAGTAGTGCAACAGAAAAAGTCTTGTCTCGTCTTAGAGATCCCAGATCAGCCAATCAGTGGCTGTTTGCAAAATCCTGGGCGCGTAGTTCGATAGAACGCAGTCTGACACAATTGCAAACCCCAACAAATTATCCGTCTAAAAGCTACCGTTTTGGTACGATCAAAATCGAGACTCAGCGTCCGTCCCCCCATCGAAGTTGAAATCTACCGCGCGAGGCGGTGAACAGAAACGACGACGACcaaattaaaagataaaaataatctCGAAAAGGGGATCAAAACATTAGAAAAGTCCCAAAAAAAGAAGCAGCTAGCGGCAGCAGAATCTAGGCCGGTGAGCAGAAACGCAACCTGGAGGAAGGCGAAAGCGAAGAACGGGTAGTTGGAGTGTAAAATTTATACCAAAACGTCGGCAGCGTGTTTTTCGACGTTTGCCGTTTCCTGGTGTGGTTTTTTTTGGGAGCAGCAAAACAACGTGGGACTACGAGGGAGTCATCAACCAGCGCACGCATCGGACTACGCTTCGTTCGGATCGAGTGAGTGACCCTTCGAAGGAAGATAAACAGCGTGCTGAAGCAGGGAAGAAGCTGTTGCATATCAGAAGCTGTCGTGTACCGGTAGCAACAACGAGAGTTCATCCATCTGTCAAAACACCCAACCCAAACACCCCATAAGTGAGAGAGCGTGAGTGACCCCCGGCACCATACCAAAATACAAGAATTCCTCAGTTTGCTCGGGCTAGCGTGTTTTGCGGTTGCGAATTTTCCCGGCTCGTGGAAATTCGGTAAGAACGCGGGTGCCAGTGAAAGTGAAAAACACCGAAAAATATACACCAGACACGGCCCTTTTCCCATTAAACTTGTCCGGAAGTTTGAGTGTGTCCCACCGCAAAATCTGTGTGCTACGTAGTGCGATTCCCCCAAGAAGTGCAAAGTGCTCTAGAACCCGAGGTTCCCGTTGAACCTGTCGCCGCGAAACCGCGAGTGTGAATCTTCCTCTGGTTCCGGTTCCGATAAAAGCCGCAAAAATTTGGGAAATAATGGATCCGAATGCGGCGCGTGACTCGCGCTACAATCTGAACTACAGCATGAGTATGATGAGCGAAACGCCGGAAATTTACGGTAATCCGAACGTTTCGCTGGCTCGACCCCCGAGCGGCGGGCTGGTCGGTCAGGTCATGTCCCGCGGGGGCAGCCTGATGAGTGCCGGTAACGGGCCACAGTGCGGTTCTGGTGGCGGTGGAGGCGGCGGCGGAGGTGGTGGTGGCGGTCTATCACGCGGTATCAAACGCACCAACTCGGACTGTTACGACGATGGCCGGCAGCTGGTCGGGTCCCAGGGACTGACCGGCCTCGAAGGTTGCCAAGTGGGGTCCGATGTGGTAGACGAAAGCTACACCTCGTTGCAGCCGAAGAAATCGCCACCGAGCAATGGGAAGAAAACCAAGGGCCGTGTCAAGATTAAGATGGAATACATCGATAATAAGTTGCGACGGTACACGACCTTCTCGAAACGCAAAACCGGAATCATGAAAAAGGTAAGGATTATGCACTTTTCCAGGCCGGGTTCCCGAAAGCATAAcaagttcaatgttttgattgtgCGGAACTGTCAAAATCATATGGTGAGTGCCTGTCGCTCTTAATTGGCTGGCCGTGTACCATCTGATCAGTTACCCCAAAATATTCGCGTTCCTTCTTGTTCGATTCAAACTCCCGCAAAGATAATTATATCTGTTGGCCAAAACGCTTGTAAAATGGTTGACCAGTTGTGATAAGAAatgtattttattcaaaatccaaaCGAAAAGTGTAGCACTCACCATTTATACGAGGAATCAGTGTTGCTAGTGTTCAGTTCAAGCACCTCATTATCTTATCGGTGTTTTCGGTATCTGTTATCTAAAATTGCGCAGCATTTGTTGGCGATAAGATGTGCGCCTTCGGTTGTGATTCATGTGTGcgacaaattttagttttttttttgccttttatgGCTTACCTTCGAGAAAAGTTGGCATTATTGAAACTTTAGCTTGACTGATGCAATCCTgtgaaaaagttttgttttggtttcgtgcATTTTCATCATCAAACACATAACTTCCCGAACCACTATTGAAAATCGAAACTAAGCATGAGCAAGCAATTTCAATCTTGGGATAACATCtacacaaaataaaacaaccaATTTTCAATCAACAGAACCTGGCAACCCTGCTACAATGTTTTGGTTCACTCGTCAACCCGAATGCCGCTCAATACTCTCAACTTGCATGCAAGCCGGCAAGCTTCTCTCATTCCGGGTGCTCTCATTCTCATTTTAAGGGATCTCACCGCAGCGAGTTCCCTCTCGATTCGAGAGTTCCCCATCCCGATTAGTTCATTTTCATGCTTCTGTACCGATGATGGTCCGAATCGGTGGACCAAGTGCGGGATGATGGGATGcatctttttattattatgcTTCGAATTTTGCTTCAATTTTCTTTACGTGCTTTTGCTTATTCCCGTTCGCTCTTTGGTCATGTGGACCCAGATATTGACGACCCGGATGGGACACCAAGGGGAGAGTGCAGTGcaatgttttgaattctttgtGTGATTTTATTTCTCGTTGGCTGCTGACTGTGTCGGCCCAGGTTGCCTACACATCGTAGCAGCGAATCATCTGCTCATGTGGCTGGCTACCGAACTGTGGAGCTTCGGAGTCGATCCGGTGCAATGGCAACCGACTGAACGCTCTTCTTGTTTCAACTCAATGAGCACCGGCTATGCAGGTTCGGtttgactttaattttttttcggtggagttttatttttttttggtttacctACTaccttttcccgttttttttcgtATGGTGTGTGCGTTTATGGGTGCCcttcgtttttattttattcgggTACCCTCTACCATGCgttcttttttccgtttttttttttaccgggAAGCAAAATGcagcttatttaaaaaattaaccacAAATTGGAAAGCACGAAAATCGTTTGGTTGATATTATTTTTCACAATACTACGTGATACTGATGCTACGTATGTGCGACCAACCTTGCCGTTTTCTACCCATATCCAACAGAGAGGTCATGAACAGAAATTTCAACAGAACATTATAAGTGTCGAATGTTTATGGCCATCAGTGTAAATAGCTATTTTGATAATGTGAAGTTCAAGACAATCAATtgctcaaaatttaacaaatgcgTTTTGATAAGTGGTCGGCAGTGTATCTTTAATTGATCCGAAAGAAAAACCAATGGATCAAAGCGAGCTTTTGTTCGTCGATATTCGCACGTGTGTTCcaaacttttttgttattatgcTTTGAACTTTACCTTCATTTTGCGTGCGCTAAGATATTTTCGACAtatacaataaaaatttgagcgtaTTCGTTTAGTTGCTCAATAACTTTAGAGCTATACATTTGCAAGTTCAACTAGGGCTTGGCTCTATCACTTTGCGATTGTGTAGCAATGCCTAGTGGGTCGGCGCTTGAGATGGCGCTTATTTGATTTATTCGTTGCAGTGTTTAGGGGTCAGGGCTGACTAAAGCTttgttcttttagaaatgagacactttcttttgctgatagctcatttactagtaatcgaACATTGAcgaaaccgttgattattcaaagagttactgtgtgtgagtggtgggaaagtatgcaaacactatCAAAAATGcatacaaagttcaaatcaagcattggagtgatgCACATGATCAGCAACTACGGTTActggtcatcagggaagtcaagtatcataccagaatttcaaattcttaataagcgaaaaactaagtgtctAAATCGCTGGAAAGTCCAACATTTTTCTccaataagctgaaagtgttgcctagctGTGATAAGTCATTTAAACCTAACCTCGAACAACACATTTTTGCTAGTTCCTGAGCTCGTAAGCTGAATATCCGGTACCAAGCCTAAGAAACAAATGATTTCTGAGGGacaacaaaacttatgaaaaaccctatttcaaacaaatttagcgtttgaatcctataacatgtctgctcgtggcaaggtccctagcataataaaatatgtatttgctggtttttccatttaaaacgctggctcaaaaataatcaagttttgttatttcGAAATAGCTGTATTCACTAAATTGGCTGCTGtgtcttttaaaagagaaatattggaccgaaaagtaactaaaattgaaggaggaggttTCAGCCTcctaaaatacagattggaCGAAGTGTAAATtggaaaaaactgatcaatattataactgaaaaaagtgtgcgctggccgatggAAGATACCAAGAATCAACAAAGAAGTTTTCTAACAAAAATCGAtaagttattttttccaattttttcatgaattatcataagattaccttcatttccttcataaaaagtatttcgatcaaatgaatgatttttgagatacacgcattcgtaactgtcccatttcaaaattaactaaGCTTTAGAAACGGCACAAGCtataacaagaaaaaatataaaagtcaaaattattcaaattaaaaaagttcataaGAATAATTTATTAAGATTTTGTGAAATGGAAAATGATGCCATAATTCTACGTAAATCTTGTGGCTGTGTATGATATACAACCTTTTAAAACTTTGTacgtaaaaattatgtttttcatcCGCATGCATTGAAAATACTTTGGTTaacatttctatattttttgcacaattttaaaatcagtagtttttctaaaaaacaaatattttaaaaatttccatacatttcTGTGGAATTGGCATACTTATACATATGCAAGCAACGAAGTAGTATACCTAAGGAATCTAGCTATCCTGTAATGGAAATTGCAATTTCTGATTCATCTGCATTTTCAGTCCAACTTCTGAATACATGATTCCAGACTTAACACAGAAGACTCGATTCGACATTTTTAACCTTCTTCTGAATCAAATCTGGATGTATTCagaatctcaatttaaaatatcattttgagcctgaatttttaatcaaatttttctatatcaattctgaatccaaaaaactttttagcgcattttcggcacacagatttgctaaataggcattggatttttgcaaccctTTCTATGGGTGTATGAGAAGTTTAATATTGTATGCGAAGTGATTGTTCTATTCTTCAATTTCATCATGTTTTCACATTTTACTGCAAAAAAGGAATGAAAGATTCCTTCTTCTCAACGAAATTTGTActacgtttttaaaaatatcttcaagaaaacaaaatatactAATCacatatgttttgtttttgtttaaacccTACAAAAACGAACCAAAATTGACATAATAAAAGTTCTAATTTTGATTCATCATGCCGTAGAGTAACGAACCAATCAATGTCCCACTTCAGCGATCGCAACGAAACCCTCCCGTTTAATCCCAATCGAAGACGACGGCAGACGCTCCAAtcaattaattgaaaaagtGTTAATTATGTCCGCCAAGTTGGACCAACTAACATGAATTAGATAGATGGGGAGGCAGGGTTCAGTCTCGTGCGAAAATGAAGTTATGCCCACTCGTTTTTCTCTACTTATTTTGTTTTCGGGGGACCATCTTCTATTAAAAGATTCGGCAGCAACACCAAAGCTTTTCGGCAACTGACGTCTGATCTGTTTTAAAGATGCCTGAATCTGAAGATAAGAGTCTGCCCTATGCGTTAAACTGTTTCCATTCGCTTTTCCTCTTATGCCGGCACCATGAGTCGCAGAGTGTTCCAGCTTTTGGACTGATCGCGATTGGAGCCCCCTTTTCTTTTTCGTATAAAATTCACTCTCATTTAACGCCTGTTCCAATAGGTTTTTGTCCGGTTGACTTAAGCCGGGATGGGGCAGAGATCTCCTCGATAGATCAATTGGATAGTTGAGGAGCTCGATTGGATTTTCTTCATTATTGCCGTGAGGGGACCCGAAAACGATTCAAAGTGGGCCCCACTCTTGATCGATTGATGGCTATCTCTCCGCTGCTCTACGCTTCTTTTAGACCAATGATCCGCACGGTATTGACAGTTGTTTCGAGTCAATCGAAAatttattgttataattttatggTCAGTTTGATAAATTGGTAAAAAACAGAGGAGTTTGAGGGGTGAAAGACACACAAATCATAACTACAGTTTCCCGCATTGAAAGCtcctaaaaacataaattcctGAAATTTTAATCTAAGATTTTCCAATGAGAGTAGGAAAAGGACAGAAACACAGCAACTTGCTCTCGTTTGGCAGTGCactaattaatttaaatttcaacatcaCATATACACTCATATCAATTAAGTGGACCGCAAAAAGTCCCACCTTCACCTCATTTCCTGTTTGCGGTTTCCGAAAAGCTCGCTCGCGCCAATGCGTTGTGATCATGCCGCGTTATGTTTGCTGCGCCCGGTTAATGTTTGTTATCACTTACTCCCGGGAGAATCGGAGTGAActaaatgcaataaaaaataagacgATTTAAGGCTCGCGCGCCACATGCCAAAACAGATAATTAACGCAAAACGTGGTGGCGAAATTTTGTTCACCGcttgttgccattttttttgttgtggttTCTCCTGTCCAGAGATCGTCAGACAGTGgtgaagaaaaacttaaattttcggCTAATTTTGGGCTCCCGCTGTTCCGTTTTGTGTATGGGTCATAAAGATTTTACGTTTATGTTCTTGGTCTGCTGGCGCATCGGAGCTGACCCATCAAAAGGAACCTGACGCCGGCCGCCACCTACATAAGGGTCAAACCTTCGAGTTTTGGgtaacaaattgattttttcttctcctGGACGTATATTATCGCAGGTTGTGAGTGAgcaacttttaatttaaattgtaaaatgagCCAATTACTGTTCCTTtctctttttaaacttttttttttctcaaaagaaaTACTACTGAAGCCCTTATGAGATTGTTAGGGTTAATAACAGTATTTTACAAATTAATTGAGAATTTCAGTAAGTACACCCATAGGagatgttgccaaaatccaatgcctatttagctaaactctgtgccgaaaatgcgctgaaaagtgtactgtaccaaagattaTATGATTAGAAAAGCACTTATAAAGATTCGAGCTTCCGAGTAAAATGATGTATGATCACTTCAtttaagcgaaacaagaaaaatattgtacGAGATTGTCAACCTTTTgaataattcatcaaaaaaaatagtgagaatcgaactcactgcacaTCTCGGCTTGCCAATCCGGTATGTTACCCATTGctccatctgagtcggttagcaatcGGAAATTTATTGGCATAGTGTGCCACCGCCGATTACCTAGAAAAGGCGGCTGCCGTTCGGccggtgtatttttttcatcctcctttgtcttgtgataagatatgggatatgttttattttgtttctttcagaaatTTGCGCTAAGAGAACCATGTCTAATATTGGAAGGCTTGTttatgccggtccggcatataatcttataccgataattccacctccaaggaagttaaTAATTGGAGTAGAGTTTGAGTTGTAGGTGAAGATAAATAGAATAATCAAAAAATGCCATCCAAACCTATTACAAAACCAAAAACTCTTCaagaacttttaattttttgtgtttttgaggtttttatcGAAAACGTAAAGCGAAGATTCTTTTAGCAAGTTGATAAGCCATTTCAAACATCTCCAAATAtcccattaaaattttgaatacaggaaaaaaactaaatggtgagctcaattcaaaaatatgattcCACATATGAGGAAATATTTCTAAGTTGGGgtatttaaataaatgttacTAACCTCTTACTTAAGCTTCTCTATGCAACAAAACCCGACTGGATTCCCACAGTCTAAGCTCACTTAATCGCGattgataaagttttaaacATCAAACAAGAATATCTTGATAAATTGTCTTTTTCGGAAATCAGAGGTCCAAtgtaaactagttttttttccttctccatCTCTCTCCTTCTCATTTCATCTTTTCAAATACCGCCCAGGGGACTTTCTTCATCAATTATCAAGATTCGTGTCTATTTGGTGATACGAAACCGATTAGCCATTCAATAAAAGCGGGAGAAGAGATTGATCTGTTGAATCACTTGAACCTTTGGATCGAATCgaccaaacagaaaaaaaaaaactagccccAAAATACACCGGTTTAATTCCGCTGAATCGCAACCTCACAGCAGGGATTCACAGGTTGTTCAACATTTGTGGATTGATACAAAACATTCAAATCTATTgtaatcccccccccccccccccccattccatttgaatttgaacgGCGCAGCACCATGAGCTGTTCGGTTTTGTGACTGTAAACAAAGATTATGATGATCGAACTGAGATggctgatggtttttttttctcaattcattCCCTCTTTTAATTTGTTGATCGTTGTTGTTTGCCTTTACGCAGCAATGGGGCGAAGTGCGTATCGCATGCAAACAAAAATACCGATGTAATGCTGATCTCAGGGATTTGCTCTTTTCTAGCCAGTCATTCGGTCAAGCCGAAACCGACCCACTTTGATTTCCCTGTGTTCAGTATTAAaagatttagaataaaaaaaacaggatagtctatttttttataagctttacaaattgcattaaattttctaatttcatACAAGACCAAAATAAGACTCTTCAAAGTAGACGCCTTAATATGGCCTTCTTACGAAGGAAAGAATACAAATTCGTTACTATTTACTGAAGAAACCCATTTGATGATGTTTACAACCATAGGATGTTTTATTTTGTCGCTAAAACCTTGTTTAGGTATAATAtgttcaaaaaagatttttttcatcaccttcatatttttttaaaagtattttttaacaatttttgaaaagtttgataaTACAACATTCAGTTCTGATCAAGGACAAAAAGTATGAATATAATATggacattagagtgccccaaatgacccaacatttgaaaaagttatgcgctgcaggcttaaattgatcctaggcctagaacaaggtcccataccaaatttggaccagatcggatcacgggaaagggtcgctcaacgagcctaaagtttgtatgaggttttgagacattttgttcgggaggaacatgaaaattcagtttttcattgataacttttgtccccttcggccgatttcttttgaaaatggtttttcttaaagcctaaactatgaccaatatttcacccgaagactgcatttcgatgaGAGTTAAGGAtacaaaagttattaggcttcaaaaaatagCTATCTTTTTTTAAGAGTGATGTTCATCACTATTAATTAAAGACACTGCTTcaaacattttgacgcagcagtaacagtgatgaatatcactctgaaaaaagttaccccatttttgaagtctaataacttttttatcataagtcgaattggatgcagtcttgggatgaaatatttgtcatagtttaggctttcagaaaaaccgttttcaaaagaaatcagccgaagaggaccaaagttattcatgaaaaactggattttcatgatCCTACAAtttttaggctcgttgagcgaccccttcccgtggtccgatctggcccaaatttggcatgagatcttgtactaggcataGGATctatttaagcctgcagcgcacaacatttcacaagcttgaaatttcccaaacaagtttggggcagtctaatagaCATCTATTAGGCGAAAGCAATTGAGATACAAGTATTGATTTATTCAAACTTgtcataaaacaaaataaacacaacCAAGTTGTTCCAATGTGttggttgtttaaaaaaaaaatattgttaagatAGTAAACCATACTTCACAATGTGCTTGAGATATAATTCAGCCCATTCGCTTTTCACTTTAGAAATTGGTACCTAATATTTATTCTTCAAAGATGAGAAACTCCATAGCAATTAAGTTCAATTGAGCCAATTCTCAtcatgaaatcttaaaaaacatgatttt
It includes:
- the LOC129745506 gene encoding serum response factor homolog yields the protein MDPNAARDSRYNLNYSMSMMSETPEIYGNPNVSLARPPSGGLVGQVMSRGGSLMSAGNGPQCGSGGGGGGGGGGGGGLSRGIKRTNSDCYDDGRQLVGSQGLTGLEGCQVGSDVVDESYTSLQPKKSPPSNGKKTKGRVKIKMEYIDNKLRRYTTFSKRKTGIMKKAYELSTLTGTQVMLLVASETGHVYTFATRKLQPMITSEAGKALIQTCLNSPDPPNGPTGDQRMSATGFEETELSYNIGDEDSKVRQLVYGHGHHGHAHLAAHPQAGHYGLDQSLMQQPYPTQGSPLSHAQSYPPHSGHSHHSHIPHHSHTAHMTHAHAQR